A part of Anaerotignum faecicola genomic DNA contains:
- a CDS encoding AI-2E family transporter, with the protein MRRFDNFRRSRNEQDKLLAKICIYAFILLAALILFEKVIGNLPNIGSSITKATNYLNTLTAPFLMGFAIAYVMNPFLNFFEKIFKKSGAFFQNHVKITRILSILINYVIIIGGTVWIVIYLVPEVRDSIITFATNVTAYSDAMNVRIQNFFDRIVYINSADVNNVINRLLAPVKDISQNAPELLETIAVNVYGFGRITIQFIMAIFIAFYMLLDKERFSLKAKKGIYTFFPEEKADVILRSAIRTHHIFQNFIVGKAVDSLIIGILAFIGLNLMKAPYPLILSLIIGVTNMIPYFGPFIGAIPAILITLLIDPPLAIAVGIFVLILQQFDGNYLGPKILGNSVDLNPLWIILAVLIGGAFMGPVGMFVGVPVFATIKTFASEYVNRKYTEKYPTGDPLSIQTDAQEQPGKIK; encoded by the coding sequence ATGAGACGGTTTGATAATTTCAGGCGCAGCAGAAACGAGCAGGATAAGCTGCTCGCAAAAATCTGTATCTATGCGTTTATTCTGCTTGCCGCATTGATCCTGTTTGAAAAGGTCATCGGCAATCTGCCAAATATCGGCAGCAGCATCACCAAGGCAACCAACTATCTGAATACGCTGACCGCACCCTTTCTGATGGGCTTCGCGATTGCTTATGTCATGAATCCTTTCCTGAATTTTTTTGAAAAAATCTTCAAAAAAAGCGGTGCCTTTTTTCAGAACCATGTGAAAATCACCCGTATTCTTTCTATTTTAATCAACTACGTCATCATCATCGGCGGTACGGTCTGGATTGTGATTTATCTTGTGCCTGAGGTACGAGATTCCATCATTACTTTCGCGACAAACGTCACAGCCTATTCCGATGCCATGAATGTGCGTATCCAGAATTTCTTCGACCGGATTGTGTATATCAACAGTGCGGATGTGAATAACGTCATCAACCGCCTGCTTGCCCCTGTGAAAGATATTTCGCAGAATGCGCCGGAGCTTCTGGAAACGATTGCCGTAAATGTATATGGCTTCGGGCGTATCACTATTCAGTTCATCATGGCAATCTTCATTGCCTTTTATATGCTGCTGGATAAGGAACGGTTCAGCCTGAAGGCAAAAAAAGGGATTTACACCTTCTTTCCCGAGGAAAAGGCAGATGTTATCCTGCGCTCCGCTATTCGCACGCATCATATCTTCCAGAACTTCATTGTCGGCAAGGCAGTTGATTCGCTGATTATCGGAATTCTGGCGTTTATCGGGCTGAATCTGATGAAGGCCCCCTATCCGCTGATTCTCAGCCTGATTATCGGCGTAACGAATATGATTCCGTATTTCGGGCCGTTTATCGGCGCAATCCCTGCCATCCTGATTACGCTGCTCATCGATCCCCCTCTGGCGATTGCAGTCGGCATCTTTGTTCTGATTTTGCAGCAGTTTGACGGGAACTACCTCGGGCCGAAAATTCTGGGCAATTCCGTTGACCTCAATCCCCTTTGGATTATTCTTGCAGTGTTGATTGGCGGTGCCTTCATGGGGCCTGTCGGGATGTTTGTGGGCGTGCCCGTTTTCGCGACTATCAAAACCTTTGCATCGGAATATGTCAACCGAAAATATACTGAAAAATATCCGACAGGTGACCCCCTGTCCATCCAAACGGATGCGCAGGAACAACCCGGAAAAATCAAATGA
- the spoVT gene encoding stage V sporulation protein T: MKATGIVRRIDDLGRVVIPKEIRRTLRIREGDPLEIFTDREGEIILKKYSPIGELGTFAKEYAESLAQTVGHITCIVDKDQIIAVSGGGKKEFFEKHISSEMENCINKRTSLIAERNDANFVPVLEDDSESAYNHQLIVPIIAEGDAMGAIIFLSKDQKMGEVEGKLAQTAAGFLGKQMEQ; this comes from the coding sequence ATGAAGGCAACAGGCATTGTCAGAAGAATAGACGACCTTGGGCGTGTGGTTATACCCAAAGAAATCAGAAGAACGCTCCGTATCCGCGAGGGTGATCCCCTTGAGATTTTTACCGATCGCGAGGGCGAAATTATTTTGAAAAAATATTCTCCCATCGGGGAATTGGGCACATTCGCGAAGGAATACGCGGAATCCTTAGCGCAGACTGTGGGGCATATCACCTGTATTGTGGATAAGGATCAGATTATCGCCGTTTCGGGCGGCGGGAAAAAGGAGTTTTTTGAAAAGCATATCAGCTCCGAAATGGAAAATTGCATCAACAAGCGCACCTCGCTGATTGCGGAGAGAAATGATGCGAACTTCGTCCCTGTTCTGGAGGATGATTCCGAAAGCGCGTATAATCATCAGCTGATTGTACCCATTATTGCGGAGGGGGACGCTATGGGCGCAATTATTTTCCTTTCCAAGGATCAGAAGATGGGCGAGGTGGAAGGCAAGCTGGCGCAGACGGCGGCAGGCTTTCTGGGGAAGCAGATGGAGCAGTAA
- a CDS encoding CPBP family intramembrane glutamic endopeptidase, with protein MTETRRTSFFALLFFIYFIGVSFLMAYLPLASRLSDSAYMLLSQLICFVPPLLAYFKWSKKNVKETLRLNPLGWKNLLLLLSFGISIQPLMSLLSYLTALFFPNPVEQSVGGIQSSGFLVSFVAVAVLPAVFEECFSRGILLSGYHFLGKYKAQFACALLFGLLHLNPQQFPYAFIVGFIFAFLVERTNSIFASILPHMIINGTTIFSIFATSSETVTTAAAELPQGSTLASLLVVSLLSLPWLAVLLYLFLKANPPGEELLLLDETGSPYRERFLSPAIITIFAIFIVFGLLPYVMA; from the coding sequence ATGACAGAAACAAGAAGAACCAGCTTTTTTGCGCTGCTATTTTTTATTTATTTCATTGGGGTATCCTTTCTGATGGCATATCTCCCTTTGGCATCCCGCCTTTCGGATAGTGCCTATATGCTCCTGTCGCAGCTTATCTGCTTTGTGCCGCCGCTGCTGGCATATTTTAAATGGTCGAAAAAAAATGTGAAGGAAACTCTGCGGCTAAACCCTTTGGGGTGGAAAAATCTACTGCTTCTGCTCTCCTTCGGCATTTCCATTCAACCACTGATGAGTCTGCTTTCCTATCTGACGGCACTCTTCTTCCCCAACCCTGTGGAGCAGTCCGTCGGCGGCATCCAGTCCTCCGGCTTTCTGGTTTCATTTGTGGCGGTTGCAGTTTTACCCGCGGTGTTTGAGGAATGCTTTTCGCGCGGCATCCTGCTCTCCGGATATCATTTTCTGGGGAAATATAAGGCACAGTTTGCCTGCGCACTGCTTTTCGGTCTGCTGCATCTGAATCCGCAGCAGTTTCCGTATGCGTTTATTGTCGGATTTATTTTCGCCTTTCTGGTGGAGCGGACAAATTCCATCTTTGCTTCCATCCTGCCGCACATGATCATCAACGGCACAACGATTTTCAGCATCTTTGCCACAAGCAGTGAAACCGTGACAACCGCGGCGGCAGAGCTTCCGCAGGGCAGTACGCTTGCTTCTCTGCTTGTTGTTTCCCTGCTTTCCCTCCCTTGGCTTGCCGTGCTGCTCTATCTGTTTCTGAAGGCAAACCCTCCCGGAGAAGAGCTTCTGCTGCTGGATGAAACCGGCAGCCCCTATCGGGAACGATTCCTTTCCCCTGCGATTATCACTATTTTCGCAATCTTTATTGTGTTCGGACTTTTGCCCTATGTCATGGCATGA
- the rplI gene encoding 50S ribosomal protein L9, producing MKMILLQDVKSVGKKGDLINASEGYAKNFLLPRKLAVEATKSNLNDYELKQKAEAKRKQEELEKAQATAKELEDKVVTIKVKTGGNGKLFGSVTNKEVAEEIVKQTKLDIDKKKVSIGDPIKMLGERTAVIKLHPKVTAEVKVKIVEA from the coding sequence ATGAAGATGATTTTATTACAGGACGTAAAAAGCGTCGGCAAAAAGGGCGACTTAATCAATGCCAGCGAGGGCTATGCAAAGAATTTCCTGCTGCCCAGAAAGCTGGCTGTAGAAGCAACAAAAAGCAATCTGAATGATTATGAGCTGAAGCAGAAGGCGGAGGCAAAGCGTAAGCAGGAGGAGCTGGAAAAGGCGCAGGCAACTGCAAAGGAGCTGGAGGATAAGGTTGTTACCATCAAGGTGAAAACAGGCGGCAACGGCAAGCTGTTCGGCTCTGTGACGAATAAAGAGGTTGCGGAGGAAATCGTAAAGCAGACCAAGCTGGATATTGATAAGAAGAAGGTTTCTATCGGTGACCCCATCAAGATGTTGGGCGAAAGAACCGCAGTCATTAAGCTGCATCCTAAGGTAACGGCAGAGGTAAAGGTGAAAATCGTAGAAGCGTAA
- a CDS encoding pyridoxamine 5'-phosphate oxidase family protein, whose amino-acid sequence MFRPMRRSKQALSAQETKALLSTEKRGILAVNGDEGYPFAIPVNYYYDDAQGKIFIHGGKAGHKVDALKRDDKVCFTVYGNEAFEEGDWAPYLHSVIVFGRCKLVADAGQTEDRVRELALKYYPTKEEAEAEIVKGIHAVQLYEITIEHMTGKRIHEK is encoded by the coding sequence ATGTTCAGACCAATGAGAAGAAGTAAGCAGGCGCTTTCCGCGCAGGAAACGAAGGCACTGCTTTCCACAGAAAAAAGGGGAATTCTTGCGGTGAATGGGGATGAGGGCTACCCCTTTGCGATTCCTGTCAATTATTATTATGACGACGCGCAGGGAAAAATTTTTATCCATGGCGGCAAGGCAGGGCATAAGGTGGATGCGCTGAAAAGGGACGATAAGGTCTGCTTTACCGTTTATGGCAACGAAGCCTTTGAAGAAGGGGATTGGGCACCCTATCTGCACAGCGTGATTGTGTTCGGCAGATGTAAGCTGGTTGCAGACGCGGGGCAGACGGAGGATAGAGTGCGAGAGCTGGCACTGAAATATTACCCCACAAAAGAGGAGGCTGAAGCGGAAATCGTAAAGGGTATCCATGCGGTGCAGCTTTACGAGATTACGATTGAACACATGACGGGTAAGCGCATACACGAAAAATAA
- a CDS encoding DHH family phosphoesterase codes for MDDMSENAKSEQYQEKTGRESNPIGVAAVILLLCICFLIDARVGFGALIGAAAGFFAWSLLKDNGTRKEENADDRVAFLDTTVLQHNFPLPQNMPIPYAVLDIRGHILMYNEKFAKEFPNMELILPVVEQLKKAGIGKHAVVVVEEKHYDAMLNQCEVVEENGAVGNVLNMTLVDISKQYELEERLDRNETVIGMLFLDNYEDVMDSLAEDRQPLLSAIVDRKLTQFAADANGVMRKLQMDRYILLLSKGDLETLKEKKFDIMNTIREINVGEHIPVTMSMGVGIGGGSLEDAMQSAKAALDLALGRGGDQVLIKEGEKYLFYGAKAGEVGRNGRIRARVKADALWELMGASSSIMVMGHRNGDLDSLGSSMGICAIARAMGKKCRIVMNEVSTGIKCISEQMAQDEYYQTAFMKEKDALKEMDDKTLVIVVDTHRTSMVEGPSVLEAAKKIVVFDHHRKSAQDFIEQAVLLYHEPYASSTSELITEMIQHIGKRIKLRSIEADALLAGITVDTKNFAVKTGAITFESAGFLRRNGADSIRVRMLFQNDIDSYKAKATAVRDAELYLGSMALSVCPANRENSTLTAAQAADDLMNVTGVKASFVCCKVDDVVYVSARSFGDVNVQRIMEKLGGGGHFTVSGAQLKDCSAEEAKERVRSAIDEYLKEETT; via the coding sequence ATGGACGATATGAGCGAAAACGCTAAGAGTGAGCAATATCAGGAAAAAACAGGAAGGGAAAGCAACCCCATCGGGGTGGCGGCAGTGATTCTGCTGCTTTGCATCTGTTTTCTGATTGATGCCAGAGTCGGCTTCGGTGCGCTGATTGGCGCGGCGGCAGGCTTTTTCGCATGGTCACTTTTAAAGGATAACGGCACACGGAAGGAAGAAAATGCAGACGACAGAGTAGCCTTTCTGGATACGACAGTTTTGCAGCACAACTTCCCGCTTCCCCAGAATATGCCCATTCCCTATGCGGTGCTGGATATTCGGGGGCACATTTTAATGTATAATGAGAAATTCGCAAAGGAATTTCCGAATATGGAATTGATTCTGCCTGTGGTAGAACAGCTGAAAAAGGCGGGGATTGGCAAGCATGCTGTGGTTGTAGTGGAGGAAAAGCATTACGATGCCATGCTGAACCAGTGCGAGGTGGTCGAGGAAAACGGCGCAGTCGGCAATGTGTTGAATATGACGCTGGTGGATATTTCCAAGCAGTATGAGCTGGAGGAAAGACTTGACCGCAACGAAACGGTTATCGGGATGCTGTTTCTGGATAATTATGAGGATGTTATGGATTCCCTTGCGGAGGACAGACAGCCCCTGCTTTCCGCAATCGTGGACAGAAAGCTGACACAGTTTGCCGCGGATGCCAACGGCGTGATGCGAAAGCTGCAGATGGACAGATATATCCTCCTGCTTTCCAAGGGGGATTTGGAGACATTAAAGGAAAAGAAATTTGATATTATGAATACCATTCGCGAAATCAATGTTGGCGAGCATATTCCTGTAACGATGAGTATGGGGGTCGGCATTGGCGGCGGCTCTCTGGAGGATGCCATGCAGAGTGCGAAGGCGGCGCTTGACCTTGCATTGGGACGCGGCGGGGATCAGGTGCTGATTAAGGAAGGCGAAAAATACCTGTTCTACGGCGCAAAGGCAGGCGAGGTTGGCAGAAACGGGCGTATCCGAGCGCGCGTAAAGGCAGATGCTCTGTGGGAGCTGATGGGCGCATCCTCGTCTATTATGGTTATGGGACACCGCAATGGGGATTTGGACAGCCTTGGCTCCAGCATGGGGATTTGTGCCATTGCAAGAGCTATGGGCAAAAAATGCCGCATTGTGATGAATGAGGTCAGCACAGGGATTAAGTGTATTTCCGAGCAGATGGCGCAGGATGAATATTATCAGACTGCTTTTATGAAGGAAAAAGATGCACTGAAGGAAATGGATGATAAAACACTGGTGATTGTTGTGGATACGCACCGCACCAGTATGGTAGAAGGTCCTTCCGTTCTGGAGGCGGCAAAGAAAATCGTTGTGTTTGACCACCATAGAAAGAGCGCGCAGGATTTCATTGAGCAGGCGGTTCTGCTGTATCATGAGCCCTACGCATCCTCTACGTCTGAATTGATTACGGAAATGATTCAGCATATCGGCAAGAGGATTAAGCTGCGCTCCATCGAGGCAGATGCGCTTCTGGCAGGCATTACCGTGGATACCAAGAATTTCGCAGTCAAAACGGGTGCGATTACCTTTGAATCCGCAGGATTTCTGCGCCGCAACGGGGCAGACAGTATCCGTGTGCGTATGCTGTTCCAGAATGATATTGATTCCTATAAGGCAAAAGCAACCGCTGTGCGTGATGCGGAGCTGTATCTTGGCTCCATGGCGCTTTCCGTATGCCCTGCCAATCGGGAGAATTCCACATTGACGGCGGCGCAGGCGGCGGATGATTTAATGAATGTAACAGGGGTTAAGGCATCCTTTGTCTGCTGCAAGGTGGATGATGTGGTTTATGTCAGCGCACGCAGCTTTGGGGATGTGAATGTGCAGAGAATTATGGAAAAACTGGGCGGCGGCGGCCATTTCACCGTTTCCGGGGCGCAGCTTAAGGATTGCAGCGCGGAAGAAGCGAAGGAGAGGGTACGCAGTGCCATTGATGAATATTTGAAGGAGGAAACGACATGA
- a CDS encoding NAD(P)H-dependent glycerol-3-phosphate dehydrogenase — protein sequence MKKVTVIGSGSWGTALAVMLAENGHEVFIWSRRQDAVDELLKERTNKKYLPGVVIPDSIQATTDRKEAVDGADIVILAVPSRAVAQTVRDFAPYLKTWQILVNVAKGLEPETLFLLSDVIKREAPQCEVCVLSGPSHAEEVARKVPTACLIACENEAVAKLVQEEFANPRFRLYTNTDLIGVEIGAALKNVMALAAGMSDGLGFGDNTKAALMTRGMAEMKRLGMAMGGKAETFAGLSGIGDLIVTCTSMHSRNRRAGILLGQGKSLQETLDEVKMVVEGVNTVQAACQLAEKYHVSMPITQSIYAVLFAGKNVEDAVLELMTRDNKAE from the coding sequence ATGAAAAAGGTAACGGTCATTGGTTCCGGCAGCTGGGGGACAGCCCTTGCAGTGATGCTGGCGGAAAACGGACATGAGGTTTTCATCTGGTCCAGAAGACAGGACGCAGTGGATGAGCTGTTGAAAGAAAGAACAAATAAGAAATATCTCCCCGGCGTGGTGATTCCCGATTCCATTCAGGCAACCACCGACCGCAAGGAGGCTGTGGACGGCGCGGATATCGTGATTCTGGCGGTTCCTTCCAGAGCCGTTGCACAAACCGTGCGAGATTTTGCACCCTATCTGAAAACATGGCAGATTCTGGTGAATGTGGCAAAGGGCCTGGAGCCGGAAACACTGTTCCTGCTTTCGGATGTCATCAAAAGAGAAGCGCCCCAATGTGAGGTCTGTGTGCTTTCCGGACCGAGCCATGCAGAGGAGGTTGCGCGAAAGGTGCCGACCGCTTGTCTGATTGCCTGCGAAAACGAGGCAGTGGCAAAGCTGGTGCAGGAGGAATTTGCAAACCCCCGTTTCCGTCTGTATACCAATACGGATTTGATTGGCGTGGAAATCGGCGCAGCACTGAAAAATGTTATGGCACTGGCGGCAGGGATGTCTGATGGGCTTGGCTTTGGGGACAACACCAAGGCGGCGCTCATGACAAGAGGCATGGCAGAAATGAAGCGTCTTGGCATGGCAATGGGTGGTAAGGCGGAAACCTTTGCGGGACTTTCCGGTATTGGCGACCTGATTGTAACCTGTACGAGTATGCACTCCAGAAACCGCAGAGCGGGTATCCTTCTGGGGCAGGGCAAAAGCCTGCAGGAAACACTCGATGAGGTGAAGATGGTTGTGGAAGGTGTGAATACAGTGCAGGCGGCTTGTCAGCTTGCGGAAAAATATCACGTTTCCATGCCCATTACACAGAGCATTTATGCGGTTCTCTTTGCGGGGAAAAATGTGGAGGATGCCGTTCTGGAGCTGATGACAAGGGACAACAAGGCAGAATAA
- a CDS encoding DUF2812 domain-containing protein, which translates to MKQKIPTKKEGTEIVRGDRCMSRDDRRIKKWRSAGTLGELYLKEMAEQGLLLEDMTHLKYIFREDEPQHLRYRIEELEHVPTDEERAEYAKDGWQEVCHYELDYVFAKECSADEPEVSQEAVLRDLDKKIEKEKGSIRETKIGLLIALVILAVCVFSMGRAALSGDTLLIALRFFGPTALIAFAGGYWEIRKLRRKKERVEDGDIPDEYTNWRKDRVIKAFLALMGVALVVGGIYYGGNFNDKTFDLPKKSTYANLPAVRLESLIDEPLTRCGESVDPAQEGLHMSANQFDGMMYQTIKRMGGLYNYGVEHRFELRTKRDLQTKQYMRNAEGAEWHLNTRYTCFRRERDAEKQYDKNIENERLTEERWQERGHEFPASEEISAEYPAFSRLHVCRTEWSESVSYHVLCSDGEKLMELDYIGRETDPEQLLAEVEKVFAAQEG; encoded by the coding sequence ATGAAACAGAAGATTCCGACAAAGAAGGAAGGGACGGAAATCGTAAGGGGGGACAGATGCATGAGCAGGGATGATAGGCGCATTAAAAAATGGAGATCCGCAGGAACATTGGGCGAGCTTTATCTGAAGGAGATGGCAGAGCAGGGCTTGCTTTTGGAGGACATGACACATCTGAAATACATCTTTCGTGAGGACGAGCCGCAGCACCTGCGCTACCGTATCGAGGAGCTGGAGCATGTGCCGACGGACGAGGAACGGGCGGAATATGCGAAGGATGGCTGGCAGGAGGTCTGCCATTATGAGTTGGATTATGTTTTTGCAAAGGAATGCAGTGCGGATGAGCCGGAGGTGTCGCAGGAAGCGGTGCTGCGGGATTTAGATAAAAAAATAGAGAAGGAGAAAGGGAGTATCCGCGAAACAAAGATTGGGCTTTTGATTGCTCTGGTTATTTTGGCTGTGTGCGTCTTCAGCATGGGAAGGGCGGCACTGAGCGGAGATACGCTTCTGATTGCACTGAGATTCTTTGGACCAACTGCTCTGATTGCTTTTGCAGGCGGCTATTGGGAGATACGCAAGCTGCGGCGGAAAAAGGAACGGGTCGAGGATGGTGATATCCCCGATGAATATACAAACTGGCGAAAGGATCGCGTGATAAAAGCGTTTCTGGCTCTGATGGGCGTTGCTCTTGTTGTCGGCGGAATCTATTACGGCGGCAACTTTAACGATAAAACCTTTGACCTGCCGAAGAAAAGCACATACGCCAATCTGCCTGCGGTGCGTCTGGAAAGCCTGATAGATGAACCCCTGACCCGATGCGGCGAAAGCGTTGACCCTGCGCAGGAGGGACTTCACATGAGTGCCAATCAGTTTGATGGGATGATGTATCAGACGATAAAGCGGATGGGGGGACTTTATAACTATGGCGTGGAGCATCGCTTTGAGCTGCGGACAAAACGGGATTTGCAAACCAAGCAGTATATGCGGAACGCAGAAGGAGCAGAATGGCATCTGAATACGCGCTATACCTGCTTCCGCCGAGAACGGGATGCCGAAAAGCAATATGATAAGAATATCGAGAATGAAAGGCTGACCGAAGAAAGATGGCAGGAGAGGGGGCATGAGTTTCCTGCCTCCGAGGAAATTTCCGCGGAATATCCTGCGTTTTCCCGGCTGCATGTCTGCCGCACGGAGTGGAGCGAATCGGTTTCCTATCATGTGCTTTGCAGCGACGGCGAAAAGTTGATGGAGCTGGATTATATAGGACGGGAGACTGACCCCGAACAGCTTCTGGCAGAGGTAGAAAAGGTCTTTGCCGCGCAGGAAGGCTGA
- a CDS encoding DegV family protein, with translation MENFVLSCCSTADLSLEHFQNRNIHYICFHYELNGTVYPDDLGQSMPFDVFYEAMTRGAETKTFQVNVAEFEAYFESFLKEGKDILHLCLSSGITGVMNSANIAKDILAEKYPERKIYIVDSLSASSGYGLLMDKLADLRDAGMGIDELRQWAEENKRKVQHWFFSTDLTFYIKGGRVTKTAGFVGTMLSICPLLHVNDEGKLIPMQKVRTKKKVIEAIEKKMEELAEDGLEYHEKCYISHSACEKDAEAVAKLIESRFPHLNGKVLINSIGTTIGSHTGPGTVALFFWGEERKS, from the coding sequence ATGGAAAACTTTGTTCTCAGCTGTTGTTCCACGGCGGATTTATCGTTGGAACACTTTCAAAATAGAAATATCCATTATATTTGCTTTCATTATGAGCTGAATGGAACGGTATACCCCGATGATCTGGGGCAGTCTATGCCCTTTGATGTGTTTTATGAAGCAATGACAAGGGGGGCGGAAACAAAAACCTTTCAGGTCAATGTGGCGGAATTTGAAGCATATTTTGAGTCCTTTCTGAAGGAAGGAAAGGATATTCTGCACCTTTGCCTTTCCTCCGGCATTACGGGTGTGATGAATTCTGCGAATATCGCAAAGGATATTCTTGCGGAAAAATACCCCGAACGGAAAATCTATATTGTGGATTCCCTTTCGGCATCCTCCGGCTACGGGCTTCTGATGGATAAGCTTGCGGATTTACGGGATGCAGGTATGGGGATTGACGAGCTGCGCCAATGGGCGGAGGAAAACAAGCGCAAGGTGCAGCATTGGTTTTTCTCTACAGATTTGACGTTTTACATCAAGGGCGGCAGAGTAACGAAAACGGCAGGTTTTGTCGGCACAATGCTGAGTATTTGTCCGCTGCTGCATGTGAATGATGAAGGAAAGCTGATTCCAATGCAGAAGGTACGGACAAAGAAGAAGGTCATTGAAGCCATTGAAAAAAAGATGGAGGAATTGGCGGAGGATGGTCTGGAGTATCATGAGAAGTGCTATATTTCTCATTCTGCCTGCGAGAAGGATGCAGAGGCGGTGGCGAAGCTGATTGAAAGCCGGTTCCCACACCTCAATGGCAAGGTGCTGATCAATAGCATCGGCACGACCATCGGCAGTCACACCGGCCCGGGAACAGTGGCACTGTTCTTCTGGGGAGAGGAGAGAAAATCATAA
- the dnaB gene encoding replicative DNA helicase, whose translation MEEQEKQTEYMRGVPPHDETAEQAVLCSMFLDREAASVALEVLRGEDFYRPDHRMVFEAAEELYRSGSPIDVITVKNKLEEKGQFEQIGGLPFLANLSSAVGSSVNVRHYAAIVEEKSVLRRLIRTAGDISQLSYEGKEDVNAIMDTAEKSIFDIMQKRHSEQFHHIRDIAVSSIEKIEDIYRSKGKLTGVPTGFLDFDAKTAGLQKSDLILLAARPSMGKTAFALNIIQNAAIRANVPTAVFSLEMSREQLVNRMLCSEAMIDAQKLRTGELEENDWAELINAMGPLSEAPIYIDDTPGVTPMEVRSKCRRLKVEKGLGLIVIDYLQLMSGNSRNDSRQQEISEISRSLKAIAREMEAPVIALSQLSRACEQRADHRPMLSDLRESGAIEQDADVVAFLYRDEYYFPDTEKKNQAELIIAKQRNGPTGTVDLTWMGQYTKFGNFLKKY comes from the coding sequence ATGGAAGAACAGGAAAAGCAAACAGAATATATGCGCGGTGTGCCGCCCCATGATGAAACGGCGGAGCAGGCTGTCCTGTGTTCCATGTTTCTGGACAGAGAAGCGGCATCTGTTGCGCTTGAGGTACTGCGTGGGGAGGATTTTTATCGCCCCGACCATCGCATGGTTTTTGAAGCGGCAGAGGAATTATATCGTTCCGGCTCTCCCATTGATGTGATTACAGTCAAGAATAAGCTGGAGGAAAAAGGGCAGTTTGAGCAGATAGGCGGTCTGCCTTTTCTGGCAAATCTTTCTTCTGCGGTCGGCAGCTCCGTCAATGTGCGCCATTATGCGGCAATCGTGGAGGAAAAATCCGTTCTGCGCCGTCTGATTCGCACTGCCGGGGATATTTCTCAGCTGAGCTATGAGGGCAAAGAGGATGTCAATGCCATTATGGATACGGCGGAAAAAAGCATTTTTGACATCATGCAGAAGCGCCATTCCGAGCAGTTCCATCATATCAGAGATATCGCGGTCAGCTCGATTGAAAAAATCGAGGATATCTACCGTTCCAAGGGCAAGCTGACAGGTGTGCCGACGGGCTTTCTGGATTTTGATGCCAAAACGGCAGGTCTGCAAAAATCAGATTTGATTCTGCTTGCGGCGCGTCCTTCCATGGGGAAAACGGCATTTGCGCTGAATATCATCCAGAATGCGGCGATTCGTGCCAATGTGCCGACGGCGGTGTTCTCTCTGGAAATGAGCCGGGAGCAGCTGGTCAACCGTATGCTCTGTTCCGAGGCCATGATTGATGCACAGAAGCTGCGTACCGGGGAATTGGAGGAAAACGACTGGGCGGAGTTGATTAACGCCATGGGTCCCCTTTCTGAAGCCCCGATTTATATTGACGATACCCCCGGGGTGACCCCGATGGAGGTGCGCTCCAAATGCCGCCGTTTGAAGGTGGAAAAAGGGTTGGGGCTTATCGTGATTGACTATTTGCAGCTGATGAGCGGCAATAGCAGAAACGATTCCCGTCAGCAGGAAATCTCCGAAATTTCCCGTTCCCTTAAGGCGATTGCAAGAGAGATGGAAGCGCCTGTGATTGCGCTGAGTCAGCTGAGCCGTGCCTGTGAACAGCGTGCGGATCACCGCCCGATGCTTTCCGACCTGCGTGAGTCCGGCGCGATTGAGCAGGATGCGGACGTAGTTGCCTTTCTTTATCGTGATGAATATTATTTCCCCGATACGGAAAAGAAAAATCAGGCAGAGCTGATTATTGCGAAGCAGAGAAACGGCCCGACGGGTACGGTCGATTTGACATGGATGGGACAGTATACGAAATTTGGCAATTTTCTGAAAAAATATTAA